The Streptomyces nitrosporeus genome includes a window with the following:
- a CDS encoding phytoene desaturase family protein, with amino-acid sequence MARIAVIGAGLGAMAAAARLAVAGHRVTVYERSGTYGGSLGRHARDGFVFDTGPSLLHLPAVYRDLFVKTGKEPLERCVTLTQADPASRHLFADGTVVSLPNASRAGVTGALDGALGAGAGARWAGFLDRAGTAWDRSRRPLLEEPLPEDPGVLARDPYPAVRRRRVLRSPRQASTLAGIGAWELSDPRLAALLDGYALSYGLDPRRAPAAAALLPYMEQTFGSWYVAGGMRALADAVYERCLARRVEFVFGAEVVRTVEKDGRAAGVELADGTTAEAGHVVVGARPSPELAPGTAGHPDAAPARTPGRFVVMLSLRGARDAGAVHRTVVHTEDGPAEQDAVFGGRVAECPTVTVVRPDDPATRPDEAHEAVTLTATVAPHGPVDWTDPALRERYAGVLAARASRAVPGLGERILRTEIRTPAETEAETGAAGGSVPAPALAGASGGFLLPGNRTALPGLYLAGGWAHPGGGPAHAGMSGALVAGLVVEGDGFRGSR; translated from the coding sequence ATGGCACGAATTGCGGTGATCGGCGCCGGACTGGGCGCGATGGCGGCCGCTGCCCGGCTCGCCGTGGCAGGCCACCGGGTGACGGTGTACGAGCGCTCGGGGACGTACGGCGGTTCGCTCGGGCGGCATGCCCGGGACGGCTTCGTCTTCGACACCGGTCCCTCACTGCTGCACCTGCCCGCGGTCTACCGCGACCTGTTCGTGAAGACGGGCAAGGAGCCGCTGGAGCGGTGTGTCACGCTCACCCAGGCCGACCCGGCGAGCCGCCATCTCTTCGCGGACGGCACCGTGGTGTCCCTGCCGAACGCCAGCCGTGCCGGAGTCACCGGTGCGCTGGACGGGGCCCTCGGCGCGGGCGCCGGTGCCCGGTGGGCCGGCTTCCTGGACCGGGCGGGCACCGCCTGGGACCGGTCGCGCAGGCCCCTGCTGGAGGAGCCGCTGCCCGAGGACCCCGGGGTCCTCGCCCGGGACCCCTACCCGGCGGTGCGCCGCCGCCGGGTGCTGCGCTCCCCCCGGCAGGCGTCCACCCTCGCCGGGATCGGTGCGTGGGAGCTGTCCGATCCCCGCCTCGCGGCCCTCCTGGACGGGTACGCCCTGTCGTACGGCCTGGACCCGCGCCGCGCTCCGGCGGCCGCGGCTCTCCTGCCCTACATGGAGCAGACCTTCGGCAGCTGGTACGTCGCCGGGGGCATGCGCGCCCTCGCCGACGCGGTGTACGAGCGGTGCCTGGCCCGCCGGGTGGAGTTCGTCTTCGGCGCCGAGGTGGTGCGGACCGTGGAGAAGGACGGCCGGGCGGCGGGCGTCGAACTGGCCGACGGGACGACCGCCGAGGCCGGCCATGTCGTCGTCGGTGCCCGGCCGTCCCCGGAGCTGGCACCGGGGACGGCCGGGCACCCGGACGCCGCACCGGCGCGGACGCCGGGGCGTTTCGTGGTGATGCTGTCGCTGCGCGGCGCCCGGGACGCCGGTGCGGTGCACCGCACCGTGGTGCACACCGAGGACGGGCCGGCCGAGCAGGACGCCGTGTTCGGGGGGCGGGTCGCGGAGTGCCCGACGGTGACCGTGGTGCGCCCGGACGATCCCGCCACCCGCCCCGACGAGGCGCACGAGGCGGTGACCCTCACGGCGACGGTCGCCCCGCACGGCCCGGTGGACTGGACGGACCCGGCGCTGCGCGAGCGGTACGCCGGGGTGCTGGCCGCGCGGGCCTCCCGGGCGGTGCCCGGCCTGGGCGAGCGGATACTCCGTACCGAGATCCGTACCCCGGCCGAGACCGAGGCGGAGACCGGTGCGGCCGGGGGGTCGGTGCCTGCCCCCGCGCTGGCCGGGGCGTCCGGCGGTTTCCTGCTCCCGGGCAACCGCACGGCGCTGCCGGGTCTGTACCTGGCGGGCGGCTGGGCGCATCCGGGCGGCGGACCGGCCCACGCGGGGATGTCGGGCGCCCTGGTCGCCGGCCTCGTCGTGGAGGGTGACGGCTTCCGCGGCTCCCGCTGA
- a CDS encoding DUF4126 domain-containing protein, with translation MSVLPLVFTSGWASGINAYAVILLLGVSGAAGLSDEVPEALQRTDVLVVAGVLFLCEVVADKIPYVDSVWDAVHTVVRPLSGAVVAALLAGGSGSLPELAAAAVGGSTALVSHLVKAGTRMAVNTSPEPFSNIGVSVAEDLGVAAVIVFAVFHPVAAAVVAGALLLAGIAVVVLLASRIRRFLRRRARRREARRPAGTAGYRPPG, from the coding sequence GTGTCCGTACTCCCCCTGGTCTTCACGAGCGGCTGGGCGAGCGGGATCAACGCCTATGCGGTGATCCTGCTCCTCGGCGTGTCCGGTGCGGCCGGCCTGTCCGACGAGGTGCCCGAAGCGCTCCAGCGCACCGACGTGCTGGTGGTGGCCGGCGTGCTCTTCCTGTGCGAGGTGGTGGCCGACAAGATCCCGTACGTGGACTCGGTCTGGGACGCCGTGCACACGGTGGTGCGCCCGCTGTCGGGTGCGGTGGTCGCCGCGCTGCTGGCGGGCGGGAGCGGCTCACTGCCGGAGCTCGCGGCCGCCGCGGTCGGCGGGTCGACGGCGCTGGTCAGCCATCTGGTCAAGGCCGGTACCAGGATGGCCGTCAACACCTCGCCTGAGCCCTTCAGCAACATCGGTGTCAGCGTCGCGGAGGATCTCGGGGTCGCGGCGGTCATCGTCTTCGCCGTGTTCCACCCGGTCGCGGCCGCGGTGGTCGCCGGGGCCCTGCTGCTGGCCGGCATCGCCGTCGTGGTCCTCCTCGCCTCGCGCATCAGGAGGTTCCTGCGCCGGAGGGCGCGGCGGCGCGAGGCCCGCCGGCCGGCCGGGACCGCGGGGTACCGGCCTCCCGGATGA
- a CDS encoding TetR/AcrR family transcriptional regulator, producing the protein MDSSSTRRRATRQKLYEAAVTLIAEKGFSATTVDEIADRAGVAKGTVYYNFKSKTELFEELLRHGVGLLTQSLRSAATETGARGGSRVEALDAMIRAGLVFIDRYPAFTQLYVAELWRTNRAWQSTLLVLRQEAVAVVEEVLREGVAGGELSEEIDVQLTAAALVGMVLVAALDWQAFQPERTLDDVHSALSLLLHGRVSGR; encoded by the coding sequence ATGGACAGCAGCAGCACGCGTCGCCGGGCGACCCGGCAGAAACTCTACGAGGCGGCGGTGACCCTCATCGCGGAGAAGGGGTTCTCCGCGACGACGGTGGACGAGATCGCCGATCGCGCCGGGGTCGCCAAGGGCACGGTCTACTACAACTTCAAGAGCAAGACCGAGCTCTTCGAGGAACTGCTGCGGCACGGGGTGGGCCTGCTCACCCAGTCGCTCCGCTCCGCCGCGACGGAGACCGGGGCCCGCGGCGGCAGCCGGGTGGAGGCACTGGACGCGATGATCCGGGCCGGTCTGGTGTTCATCGACCGCTACCCGGCCTTCACCCAGCTGTACGTGGCCGAGCTGTGGCGCACCAACCGGGCCTGGCAGTCCACCCTCCTGGTACTGCGCCAGGAGGCCGTCGCCGTGGTGGAGGAAGTGCTCCGGGAGGGGGTGGCGGGCGGTGAGCTGAGCGAGGAGATCGACGTGCAGCTCACTGCCGCGGCCCTCGTCGGCATGGTGCTGGTGGCGGCTCTCGACTGGCAGGCCTTCCAGCCCGAACGCACGCTCGACGACGTGCACTCGGCTCTCTCCCTGCTGCTGCACGGACGCGTCAGCGGGCGCTGA
- a CDS encoding YhgE/Pip family protein, which translates to MRSPGLAALELRRFGRGRLPRAALVALLLLPLLYGALYLWSFWDPYGRLDRIPVALVNDDKGASADGERLAAGEEISKRLLASKVFDWHRVGRDEAERGLEDGTYYLTLTVPSDFSERIASSSGDSPAAGALQVRTNDANNYIVGQISRTVFAEVRSAASTRASRGFLDRIFISFSGIHDATEKAAEGADDLESGITRAKKGSEDLVAGLKEAESGSGRLAEGLEKLDQGAGDLATGSRQVADGTRALAGEAGRAAAGVRPFLKDGGKAIGDTARLVADSSKAVRENLGLLVEAAPTASAAAHTAYDDLAGVHRSRCEGDTPPDPAVCPQLGRAVEAASEVAAVADGVSALVSDGNGDLAALRTRLAALEKQANALAERAPHLDTDLETAVAKIDALDSGAQRVAEGAGALRTGLGTAKTGAGDVDAGLKKLRTGAGDLDEGLYRLSDGSATLAQGLNDGAGEIPDYDEKDRDARTGVMADPVRLASSSLHAAPDYGTGFAPYFIPLSLWVGAMVAYMLVQPLNRRALAAGAPAWRIAFAGWLPVAAIGLLQVVALMSVLHWRLGLEMAHAAGTIGFLSLVTCCFAAIVQWLNARFGAAGRILVLAVLMLQLTSAGGTYPVQTSPGFFGAIHPYLPMTYVVEGLRRLITGGDPGPVWQACAVLAAFTAAALALTALAARRKQMWTPSRLHPELSL; encoded by the coding sequence ATGCGATCGCCGGGACTGGCCGCGCTTGAGCTGAGGCGTTTCGGCAGGGGGCGGCTGCCGCGCGCCGCCCTGGTGGCGCTCCTCCTGCTGCCCCTCCTCTACGGAGCGCTCTACCTCTGGTCGTTCTGGGACCCGTACGGCCGGCTCGACCGCATCCCCGTGGCGCTCGTCAACGACGACAAGGGCGCGAGTGCCGACGGCGAACGGCTGGCGGCCGGGGAGGAGATCTCAAAGAGGCTCCTCGCCTCGAAGGTCTTCGACTGGCACCGGGTGGGCCGGGACGAGGCCGAGCGGGGGCTGGAGGACGGCACCTACTACCTCACGCTGACCGTGCCGTCCGACTTCAGCGAGCGGATCGCGTCCAGCAGCGGGGACTCCCCCGCGGCCGGCGCCCTCCAGGTCCGTACGAACGACGCGAACAACTACATCGTCGGGCAGATATCCCGGACGGTGTTCGCCGAGGTCCGCAGCGCCGCCTCCACCCGCGCATCGCGCGGTTTCCTGGACCGGATCTTCATCAGTTTCTCCGGCATCCACGACGCCACGGAGAAGGCCGCCGAGGGCGCCGACGACCTCGAAAGCGGTATCACCCGGGCGAAGAAGGGCTCCGAGGACCTCGTCGCGGGGCTCAAGGAGGCCGAGTCCGGCAGCGGCCGGCTGGCCGAGGGCCTCGAGAAGCTGGACCAGGGGGCGGGTGACCTCGCCACCGGCTCCCGGCAGGTCGCCGACGGCACCCGCGCGCTGGCCGGGGAGGCCGGCCGGGCCGCCGCCGGCGTACGGCCGTTCCTGAAGGACGGCGGCAAGGCGATCGGGGACACCGCCCGGCTGGTCGCCGACTCCTCGAAGGCGGTGCGGGAGAACCTCGGTCTGCTCGTGGAGGCGGCCCCGACGGCCTCGGCGGCGGCGCACACCGCGTACGACGACCTGGCCGGGGTCCACCGGTCCCGCTGCGAGGGGGACACACCGCCCGACCCCGCCGTGTGCCCGCAGCTCGGGCGTGCCGTGGAGGCGGCCTCGGAGGTGGCGGCGGTCGCCGACGGCGTCAGCGCGCTGGTCTCCGACGGGAACGGGGACCTCGCCGCGCTGCGCACCCGGCTGGCCGCCCTGGAGAAGCAGGCGAACGCCCTGGCCGAGCGCGCGCCGCACCTGGACACCGATCTGGAGACGGCCGTGGCGAAGATCGACGCCCTCGACAGCGGGGCGCAGCGGGTCGCCGAGGGTGCGGGCGCGCTCCGCACCGGCCTGGGTACCGCGAAGACCGGTGCCGGGGACGTCGACGCCGGGCTGAAGAAGCTGCGGACGGGCGCCGGCGACCTGGACGAGGGGCTGTACAGGCTGAGCGACGGCTCGGCGACCCTGGCCCAGGGGCTGAACGACGGTGCCGGCGAGATCCCCGACTACGACGAGAAGGACCGCGACGCCCGCACCGGTGTCATGGCCGACCCCGTCCGGCTGGCCTCCTCGTCCCTGCACGCGGCACCGGACTACGGGACCGGTTTCGCCCCGTACTTCATCCCGCTCTCCCTCTGGGTGGGCGCGATGGTGGCGTACATGCTGGTCCAGCCACTGAACCGGCGGGCGCTCGCGGCGGGGGCCCCGGCCTGGCGGATCGCGTTCGCGGGCTGGCTGCCGGTCGCCGCGATAGGGCTGCTCCAGGTCGTCGCCCTGATGTCCGTGCTGCACTGGCGGCTGGGTCTGGAGATGGCCCACGCGGCCGGGACGATCGGCTTCCTGTCCCTGGTGACCTGCTGTTTCGCCGCGATCGTGCAGTGGCTCAACGCCCGGTTCGGGGCGGCCGGCCGGATTCTGGTGCTGGCGGTGCTGATGCTCCAGCTGACCTCGGCCGGGGGCACCTACCCCGTCCAGACCAGCCCGGGCTTCTTCGGGGCGATCCATCCCTACCTGCCCATGACCTACGTCGTGGAGGGGCTGCGCCGGCTGATCACGGGCGGGGACCCCGGCCCGGTCTGGCAGGCCTGCGCGGTGCTGGCGGCCTTCACCGCGGCCGCTCTGGCGCTGACCGCCCTGGCAGCCCGCCGCAAGCAGATGTGGACGCCGTCCCGGCTGCACCCGGAGCTCAGCCTGTGA
- a CDS encoding ATP-binding cassette domain-containing protein gives MESARGAAVSAGDLGLKGPRGWVFQRVSLTAAPGSLVAVEGPSGSGRTCLLLTLTGRMRAGRGRAEVDGLPLPRRAGAVRAISALGPVPGVNELDPAFTVAEHLRERALLRRRFDGSPSALFRPRAARAAVRASVEEALDAVGLDPAALPKAERTPVRDLERLEALRLSLALALMGRPRLLAVDDTDLKLSAAERADAWALLRSVADGGTTVLAVCSEAPEDVLTVRTGSGSRDTTAPHEDTAADRTGEADGRTAGDDGTTGDDRTAGDDGTAGHGTTTGHNTTTGNGTTTEDGTTTRHGTTTGNGGTATAADGKGADDAIAGTGRA, from the coding sequence GTGGAGAGTGCGCGAGGAGCGGCGGTGAGCGCCGGGGACCTCGGGTTGAAGGGACCCCGGGGGTGGGTCTTCCAGAGGGTGTCCCTGACGGCGGCTCCCGGCTCGCTCGTGGCCGTCGAAGGGCCGTCCGGATCGGGGCGCACCTGTCTGCTGCTGACACTCACCGGCCGGATGCGTGCCGGCCGGGGCCGTGCCGAGGTGGACGGACTGCCTCTGCCCCGGCGGGCCGGCGCGGTCCGGGCGATCAGCGCTCTGGGCCCGGTCCCGGGAGTCAACGAACTCGATCCCGCGTTCACGGTCGCCGAGCACCTCCGCGAGCGGGCCCTGCTGCGGCGCCGTTTCGACGGTTCGCCGAGCGCCCTGTTCCGGCCCCGCGCGGCGCGCGCCGCCGTACGGGCCTCGGTGGAGGAGGCTCTGGACGCCGTCGGTCTGGACCCCGCCGCCCTCCCCAAGGCCGAGCGCACCCCGGTCCGGGACCTGGAGCGGCTGGAGGCGTTGCGGCTCTCCCTGGCGCTGGCCCTCATGGGCCGCCCGCGGCTGCTCGCCGTCGACGACACCGACCTCAAGCTGTCCGCCGCCGAACGGGCCGATGCCTGGGCCCTGCTGCGCTCCGTCGCGGACGGCGGCACCACGGTGCTCGCGGTGTGCAGCGAGGCCCCCGAAGACGTGCTGACCGTACGCACCGGGAGCGGGTCCCGGGACACCACCGCCCCGCATGAGGACACGGCCGCGGACAGGACCGGCGAGGCGGACGGCAGGACGGCCGGGGACGACGGGACGACCGGGGACGACCGTACGGCCGGGGACGACGGTACAGCCGGGCACGGGACCACGACCGGGCACAACACCACGACCGGAAACGGCACCACGACCGAGGACGGCACCACGACCAGGCACGGCACCACGACCGGAAACGGCGGCACGGCCACGGCGGCGGACGGGAAGGGGGCGGACGATGCGATCGCCGGGACTGGCCGCGCTTGA
- a CDS encoding SAV_6107 family HEPN domain-containing protein encodes MASSSAAAAPRRRAGSPAPSLTGPATDVHPVPRRAAAPPAALDLLALARDGLEEARGLDVPNERYATAHLAALRTAAAVLAARARPEAGGRRREKIRSAWEVLPEVAPELAEWSALFASGAERRARAEAGIQGAADHRDADGLLRDAALFLRLVERLLVLRPVLPRQPRDRPA; translated from the coding sequence ATGGCCAGCTCGTCCGCAGCCGCCGCACCGCGGCGCCGCGCAGGCAGCCCTGCCCCCTCACTGACCGGTCCGGCAACCGACGTCCACCCCGTACCCCGCCGTGCCGCGGCGCCCCCCGCAGCCCTCGACCTGCTCGCCCTGGCCCGCGACGGCCTCGAAGAAGCCCGCGGGCTCGACGTGCCCAACGAGCGGTACGCCACCGCACACCTCGCGGCCCTGCGTACCGCGGCCGCGGTGCTCGCCGCCCGCGCGCGGCCGGAGGCCGGCGGACGCCGCCGGGAGAAGATCCGCAGCGCCTGGGAGGTCCTCCCCGAAGTCGCGCCGGAACTCGCCGAGTGGAGCGCCCTGTTCGCCTCCGGAGCCGAGCGGCGGGCCCGCGCCGAAGCCGGTATACAGGGCGCCGCCGACCACCGGGACGCCGACGGACTGCTGCGCGACGCGGCCCTGTTCCTGCGTCTGGTCGAGCGGCTGCTGGTCCTCCGGCCGGTCCTCCCGCGCCAGCCCCGGGACCGGCCGGCGTAG
- a CDS encoding class I SAM-dependent methyltransferase, whose amino-acid sequence MSDQLRPRASLRTAVVWEVLKDALERRVEATGRDALDVLDTGGGTGNFAVPVARLGHRVTVVDPSPNALFALERRAAEAGVADRVRGVQGDILGLFEVADRAGYDAVLCHGVLEYVDDPAEGVRTAAGALRPSGALSLLGAGLGGAVLARALAGHFAEARQALQDPSGRWGEGDPVPRRFTAEQLTRLVEAAGVEVGAVHGVRVFADLVPGALVDAEPGAMEALLSLEAAVAELPSFHAVATQLHVLGEKRA is encoded by the coding sequence GTGTCGGACCAGCTGCGCCCCCGCGCCTCCCTCCGTACCGCCGTGGTCTGGGAGGTCCTCAAGGACGCCCTCGAACGCCGCGTCGAGGCGACCGGCAGGGATGCCCTGGACGTACTGGACACCGGTGGCGGCACCGGGAACTTCGCGGTGCCCGTGGCCCGGCTCGGCCACCGGGTCACCGTCGTCGACCCCAGCCCCAACGCCCTCTTCGCCCTGGAGCGCCGGGCCGCCGAAGCGGGGGTCGCCGACCGGGTCCGCGGTGTCCAGGGCGACATCCTGGGCCTCTTCGAGGTGGCGGACCGCGCCGGATACGACGCCGTGCTGTGCCACGGCGTCCTGGAATACGTCGACGACCCCGCCGAAGGCGTACGGACCGCGGCCGGCGCACTGCGCCCGTCGGGTGCGCTCAGTCTCCTCGGCGCCGGTCTCGGCGGCGCCGTCCTGGCACGGGCCCTCGCCGGGCACTTCGCGGAGGCCCGCCAGGCGCTCCAGGACCCGTCGGGACGCTGGGGCGAGGGCGACCCGGTGCCGCGCAGGTTCACCGCGGAGCAGCTGACCCGCCTGGTGGAGGCCGCCGGGGTGGAGGTGGGCGCCGTGCACGGGGTGCGCGTCTTCGCCGACCTGGTCCCGGGTGCCCTGGTCGACGCCGAACCGGGCGCGATGGAGGCACTGCTGAGCCTTGAGGCGGCCGTCGCGGAACTGCCCTCCTTCCACGCCGTGGCGACCCAGCTGCACGTTCTCGGCGAGAAGCGCGCCTGA
- a CDS encoding DUF3040 domain-containing protein: MPLSEHEQRMLEQMERALYAEDPKFATALEGSGLRRYTRRRVYQAVAGFLVGIALLMAGMVAQQIWISVVGFLVMLGCAVLAVTGWRKAPKPGEQQQAGSGGGGDSPHPRQRRSVMNRIEQRWQRRRDEQGQ, encoded by the coding sequence GTGCCGCTCTCGGAGCACGAGCAGCGCATGCTCGAGCAGATGGAGCGAGCGCTGTACGCCGAAGATCCCAAGTTCGCGACAGCGCTTGAGGGAAGCGGGCTGCGCAGGTACACCCGGCGACGGGTCTACCAGGCGGTGGCCGGTTTTCTGGTGGGTATCGCGCTCCTCATGGCCGGAATGGTCGCCCAGCAGATCTGGATCAGCGTGGTGGGGTTCCTCGTCATGCTGGGCTGTGCCGTGCTGGCGGTCACCGGATGGCGCAAGGCGCCCAAGCCAGGTGAGCAGCAGCAGGCAGGGAGCGGGGGAGGCGGCGACAGCCCGCATCCCCGGCAGCGTCGCTCGGTGATGAACCGGATCGAGCAGCGGTGGCAGCGACGCCGGGACGAACAGGGCCAGTGA
- a CDS encoding transglutaminase TgpA family protein, giving the protein MSGRIRLALCAWAATLMASGALLPLVEGSRWLVQAAFLLAVQSAVGVLVRWLSPARFLTVCLQMLATVLLLTVAFAREYALFGAVPGPQAVRWLFELLAAGSDDVGRYAIPAPATDGISLMLVGGVLLIGLAVDVLAVTFRSAAPAGLPLLALYSVAAGLADEGAGRLWFLLAACGYLLLLLAEGRDRLSGWGRVFGGASRGPGGLVAGLEGAGRAPVRTGRRIGAVALGVALVVPAALPALDGGLLDGGGGGTGRGGGGGTISAVNPLVSLQNNLNQPVDREVMTYRTDSPSPQDFYIRILALDRFDGSEWKSSTRRLRDVPERLPQPAGLGHDVPVAEVRTSFSAAGSYAQTYLPMPYPASAVDVEGRWRYEPEGRTLVGDDGQTTRGVNYEVSSLTVMPTAGQLARAMAPRSDLASEYTRVPGSLPDVVLRTAEEVTEGARNDYERAVRLQDWFASEGGFRYDTTVTSGTGTAAIERFLRDREGFCVHFSFTMAAMARTLGIPARVAVGFTPGTAKGDGSMTVGLKDAHAWPELYFEGVGWTRFEPTPSRGSTPSYALPQAPSDGADAPEQPSQDVTATPSDAPSASETCPEQSRRLGECGESTAPGALASGDPGAPVGRIVLWTLGGLVVLALPFLPLLWRLRARSRRLGVSRGRAPADTAARVLAAWREAVDTAWDHGVAPDDSATPRGTAARIVRLGELDTSAAEAVHRLAGAVEQVLYAPRPRAAGGLFEDVAAVRAGLRASAGRAARLRATFAPRSAVRVVWALSDLRARLSRRWADRTGGRGRWAALTARLRPPRARV; this is encoded by the coding sequence GTGAGCGGGCGGATCCGGCTGGCGCTGTGTGCGTGGGCGGCGACGCTGATGGCGTCGGGCGCTCTGCTGCCCCTGGTGGAGGGCTCGCGGTGGCTGGTGCAGGCCGCGTTCCTGCTGGCGGTCCAGAGCGCGGTGGGGGTGCTGGTCCGGTGGCTGTCGCCGGCCCGGTTCCTGACGGTCTGTCTGCAGATGCTGGCGACGGTGCTCCTGCTGACCGTGGCCTTCGCCCGGGAGTACGCCCTGTTCGGTGCGGTGCCCGGTCCGCAGGCCGTCCGGTGGCTCTTCGAGCTGCTGGCGGCGGGCTCCGACGACGTGGGCCGGTACGCGATCCCGGCACCGGCGACGGACGGCATCTCGCTGATGCTGGTCGGCGGGGTGCTGCTGATAGGGCTGGCCGTCGACGTCCTCGCGGTGACCTTCCGCAGCGCCGCCCCGGCGGGACTGCCGCTGCTGGCGCTCTACTCGGTCGCGGCGGGGCTCGCGGACGAGGGTGCGGGCCGGCTCTGGTTCCTGCTCGCGGCCTGCGGATATCTGCTCCTCCTGCTGGCCGAGGGCCGGGACCGGCTGTCGGGCTGGGGCCGGGTCTTCGGCGGGGCCTCCCGCGGTCCGGGCGGTCTGGTGGCCGGCCTGGAGGGGGCGGGGCGTGCCCCGGTCCGTACCGGCCGACGTATCGGGGCGGTGGCCCTGGGGGTCGCGCTCGTCGTACCCGCGGCGCTCCCCGCGCTGGACGGCGGGCTGCTGGACGGCGGGGGCGGCGGCACGGGCCGGGGTGGCGGCGGAGGCACGATCTCCGCCGTGAACCCGTTGGTCTCGCTGCAGAACAACCTCAACCAGCCGGTCGACCGGGAGGTCATGACCTACCGCACCGATTCCCCCTCCCCGCAGGACTTCTACATCCGCATCCTGGCCCTGGACCGGTTCGACGGAAGCGAGTGGAAGTCCTCGACGCGCCGGCTGCGGGACGTCCCGGAGCGGCTCCCCCAGCCCGCCGGGCTTGGCCATGACGTTCCCGTGGCCGAGGTCAGGACGAGTTTCTCGGCGGCCGGTTCGTACGCGCAGACGTACCTGCCGATGCCGTACCCGGCGAGCGCGGTGGACGTCGAGGGCCGCTGGCGGTACGAACCGGAGGGGCGCACCCTCGTCGGGGACGACGGCCAGACGACGCGCGGCGTGAACTACGAGGTCAGCAGCCTGACGGTGATGCCGACGGCCGGCCAGCTCGCCCGCGCGATGGCACCGCGTTCGGATCTGGCGAGTGAGTACACCCGGGTCCCCGGCTCGCTGCCCGATGTGGTCCTGCGGACCGCCGAGGAGGTCACCGAGGGCGCCCGCAACGACTACGAGCGGGCGGTGAGGCTCCAGGACTGGTTCGCCTCCGAGGGCGGTTTCCGCTACGACACGACGGTGACGTCGGGCACGGGTACGGCGGCGATCGAGCGTTTCCTGAGGGACCGGGAGGGTTTCTGCGTCCACTTCTCGTTCACGATGGCGGCGATGGCCAGGACGCTGGGGATCCCCGCGCGGGTGGCGGTGGGCTTCACCCCGGGCACGGCCAAGGGCGACGGCTCCATGACGGTCGGGCTGAAGGACGCGCACGCCTGGCCGGAGCTGTACTTCGAGGGCGTGGGCTGGACCCGTTTCGAGCCGACCCCGTCCCGGGGCAGCACACCGTCGTACGCACTGCCGCAGGCTCCCTCCGACGGGGCCGACGCTCCGGAGCAGCCCTCGCAGGACGTCACCGCGACGCCGTCCGACGCCCCGTCGGCGTCGGAGACCTGTCCGGAGCAGAGCCGGCGCCTGGGTGAGTGCGGTGAGTCCACGGCTCCGGGCGCCCTGGCCTCCGGGGACCCCGGGGCGCCGGTGGGCAGGATCGTCCTGTGGACGCTCGGCGGTCTGGTGGTGCTCGCACTGCCGTTCCTCCCTCTGCTCTGGCGGCTGCGGGCGCGCTCGCGCAGGCTGGGCGTCTCACGGGGCCGTGCGCCGGCCGACACGGCGGCCAGGGTCCTGGCCGCCTGGCGGGAGGCCGTCGACACCGCCTGGGACCACGGGGTGGCACCGGACGATTCGGCGACGCCCCGCGGGACGGCGGCACGGATCGTCCGGCTGGGTGAGCTGGACACCAGCGCGGCCGAGGCGGTCCACCGGCTGGCGGGCGCGGTGGAACAGGTGCTGTACGCGCCGCGCCCCCGGGCGGCGGGCGGGCTCTTCGAGGATGTGGCGGCGGTACGGGCCGGGCTGCGCGCCTCCGCCGGGCGGGCGGCCCGGCTGCGTGCGACGTTCGCACCGCGTTCGGCCGTCCGGGTGGTGTGGGCCCTTTCCGACCTGCGGGCCCGGCTGTCACGGCGCTGGGCGGACCGTACGGGCGGCCGGGGCCGCTGGGCCGCCCTCACCGCCCGTCTGCGCCCCCCGCGGGCCCGGGTCTGA